The genomic window TACAGTCCAACGAATTTTATTAGCCATAGAGTATTCATAGTATTCAGATAAAGCCAATTGTCTAGATTTTTGCATAGCTGAGATTTTCTCTACAGGAATGCCTTTATATGCATCAGGATCAGATGCTGATATTGAAATAACACATGCACCATTTCTTGCATAGTAATTATAAGACTCTCCAAGCCACTCAGGAGTATTAGAAAGAGTTTCTATAGAGGAATTTTCAAGCTTAATTCTTTGTAATTTCTGGTCGTTGTAGTGAACTACTACCTCTTTAGCTCCTACATTATAAGCAGCTTTTGCTATTTCTCTTGCAAAATTATCACACTCAATTGGAGAATTTATTATAACAGTTTGGTTTTCTTGAGTATTTACTCCTTTTTTTACAGCTAATTCAGCATATTTTTTTAACATTTTTTCCATTTCCATATTGAAGCACCTCACAATATTTATAATATAACTTATATTTTCCCACAATTTTAAAAAGCAGTCTAGTAATTTAATAACTATATTGCCCCTTGTATATACTTTAATTTATTAATATAATAGAAATACTTGAATTTAGAAGTTTAAAGACACAAGATGAGGTGATTATATGTTTAATTTATTAAATACATTAGTTGAGAAAAATAGAGTTTATGGAGCAGAAGGAAAACTTGCATCATATATACCAGCGTTATTAAAAGCTAATCCTAATGATTTAGGTGTGTGTGTTGTAGATTTACATGGGAATGAGTACTCTGCTGGAGAGTGTGATACTAAATTTACAATCCAAAGTATTTCTAAAGTAGTAACATTAATATTAGCATTAAGAGATAACGGAAGAAAAAACGTTTTTAAGAAAGTTAATGTAGAACCAACTGGAATGGGATTTAATTCTATTGTGAATTTAGAAGTTACTCAAAGTGATAGACCTTATAATCCAATGATAAATGCAGGTGCTATAGTTACAACATCTTTAATAGGTGGGGAAACTGAAGAAGAGAAGCTTAATAAGATAATAGATTTTTTAAAAAGAGCAACTAATAATGATGACATTACAGTAAACGAAGAAGTTTATATATCAGAAAAGGAAACTGGTGATAGAAATAGGTCCCTTGCATATTTTATGAAAAGTAATGGAATATTAACAGGCAATGTTGAGGAAATTTTAGATCTTTATTTTAAACAATGTTCAATAGAAATAACAGCAAGAGATTTAGCTAGATTTGGTGCAGTTTTAGCTAATGAGGGGGTAACTCCATGGGGGGATGAAAGGCTAATGTCTAGGGAAGTATGTAGAATAGTTAAAACTATAATGGTTACATGTGGAATGTATGATGCATCAGGTGAATTTGCAGTTCATGTTGGAATACCAGCTAAATCAGGCGTTGGCGGAGGTACTTTAGCTACGGTACCTAGAAGATATGGAATAGGTATATTTGGACCGTCTTTAGATTCAAAAGGAAATAGTATAGCTGGTCTGAAAGTTATAAAAGACTTATCAGATGAATTAGACCTAAGCATTTTTTAGTATATGTATTATGAATTAATTATAAGTAATTTGGGGAAGTTTATAAATAATAATTAAAATTTACAATCTAATATAATGACATAATGATTTTATAGTTAAAAAATAGTATAATTTATAGTAAATAAAACTCTAAGGATTTTTAATCCTTAATGTGGAGGAGAAAATGGAAAGATTACTTATTTTAGATTCGAACTCTCTTTTAAATAGAGCGTTTTATGCAATACCTACTCTTACAACAAGTGATGGAACACATACTAACGCAGTATATGGTTTTACAAACATGTTGTTTAAGATGAAAGAAGAAATTAAACCAGATTATATTGTTGCAGCTTTTGATAAAAAAGGACCAACATTTAGGCATAAAGAATTTGATGAATATAAAGCTGGTAGAAAAAAAATGCCACCAGAGCTTGCTGAGCAATTTCCTTTAATAAAAGAATTATTAAGTCTTTTAGCTATAAATATTTATGAAATAGATGGATTTGAAGCTGATGATATAATAGGGTCTTTGGCAAAGTATGCAGAGAAGAATGGTATTGAAGTTTTTATAGTTACAGGAGATAGAGATGCACTTCAATTAGCTTCAGACAATATTAATATTGTTATAACTAAAAAAGGTGTTACTGAAACAGCTATATATAATGAAGAAACTTTTATAAATGAGTTTGGGGTTACACCAACACAATTTATAGATGTAAAGGGTCTTATGGGAGATAAGTCGGATAATATACCAGGAGTTCCTGGAGTAGGAGAGAAGACGGCTTATAAATTAATTCAAACCTATGGTTCTGTAGAAGAGGTTCTTAAGAATATAGATAGTATTAGTGGTAAAAAATTAAAGGAAAATTTAGAGGGCTTTAGTGAGCAAGCTATATTTAGTAAAAAATTAGCAACTATAATGACTGAGGTTCCAATAGATTTCGATTTAGATGATATAAAAAGCAAAGAAGCTTATGATGTAGATAAGCTAAAAAAACTTCTACTAAGGCTTCAAATGAAGTCTATTATTAATAAATTACCAAGTAGTGAAGAAAATGAAAAGGAAGTAGAAGTTAATATTACAGAAATAAATACATTAGAAGAGTTTAAAAACTCTTTAGAATTATTAAATGATAAAAATTTTATTACTTATGAAGTAATAAATTCTTCTAAGTATTCAGAAATTAAGTTAAACTTATTAAATATATATGATGAAAAAAATACATTTGTTATAAATATAGCCGCTATTAATAATGAGAACTCAGAAGAAACTATAAAGCTATTAAAATCTTTTATGGAAGATGAAAAGAAAATAAAAGTAATTCATGATTCTAAAGCATTAATTACTATATTAAATAAGAATAATATAGAGATAAAATCATTTGAATTTGATACTGCAATTGCAGCTTACTTAATAGATTCTTCTAAAGGAAAATATGATGTTATAACTTTAATAAATGATTATTTAGGAGAAGATATTAAAGGTGAAGGGAATATTTTAAATGGAAAATTAGTAATTAAACTTAAAGAAATCTATCATATATTAAATGACAAAATAGAAGTAGATGGAATGAGTGAGCTTTATTATAAAGTTGAGCATCCATTAATTTATGTTCTGTCTTCAATGGAGTCTTTGGGGTTTAATGTAAATAAATCAAAGTTAGATGAGTTGGCGGGGATTTTTAAAGAGGAGATTACAAGAACTGAGAAAGAAATTTTTCAGTTAGCAGAAGAAGAATTTAATATAAATTCTCCAAAACAACTTGGTAAAATATTATTTGAGAAATTAGATTTACCAGTTATTAAAAAGACTAAAACAGGATATTCAACTAATGCTGAAGTTCTGGAAAAACTTCAAGATAAGCATAGTATAATTCCTAAGATTACTTACTATAGACAAATAACTAAATTAAATTCAACCTATGTTGAAGGATTAAAGAACGTAATTGATGAAGATGGTCATATTCATTCGAATTTTAATCAAACTGTTACTACTACAGGTAGACTATCAAGTACAGAACCTAACTTACAGAACATACCTATAAAACAAGAAATGGGTAGAGAAATAAGGAAAGTATTTATACCAATGGAATGTAAAGATATATTGCTTTCTTGTGATTACTCACAAATAGAGCTTAGAGTTCTTGCACATATGGCTGGTGATGAAGACATGATTGATGCATTTAAACATCATAGCGATATACATACAAAGACAGCTTCAGAAGTTTTTAAGGTACCCGTAGAAGAAGTTACATCTTTAATGAGAAGTAGTGCAAAAGCAGTAAACTTTGGTATTGTTTATGGAATAAGTGATTTTAGTCTTTCACAAGATTTAAAAATAACTAAAAAGGAAGCAGCAGAATATATGGAGATATATTTTGATAGGTATCCTAAAATTAAAGGCTATTTAGAAGGTACAAAGGAAGAGGCTAAGAAAAATGGCTTTGTATTA from Clostridium septicum includes these protein-coding regions:
- the polA gene encoding DNA polymerase I, with protein sequence MERLLILDSNSLLNRAFYAIPTLTTSDGTHTNAVYGFTNMLFKMKEEIKPDYIVAAFDKKGPTFRHKEFDEYKAGRKKMPPELAEQFPLIKELLSLLAINIYEIDGFEADDIIGSLAKYAEKNGIEVFIVTGDRDALQLASDNINIVITKKGVTETAIYNEETFINEFGVTPTQFIDVKGLMGDKSDNIPGVPGVGEKTAYKLIQTYGSVEEVLKNIDSISGKKLKENLEGFSEQAIFSKKLATIMTEVPIDFDLDDIKSKEAYDVDKLKKLLLRLQMKSIINKLPSSEENEKEVEVNITEINTLEEFKNSLELLNDKNFITYEVINSSKYSEIKLNLLNIYDEKNTFVINIAAINNENSEETIKLLKSFMEDEKKIKVIHDSKALITILNKNNIEIKSFEFDTAIAAYLIDSSKGKYDVITLINDYLGEDIKGEGNILNGKLVIKLKEIYHILNDKIEVDGMSELYYKVEHPLIYVLSSMESLGFNVNKSKLDELAGIFKEEITRTEKEIFQLAEEEFNINSPKQLGKILFEKLDLPVIKKTKTGYSTNAEVLEKLQDKHSIIPKITYYRQITKLNSTYVEGLKNVIDEDGHIHSNFNQTVTTTGRLSSTEPNLQNIPIKQEMGREIRKVFIPMECKDILLSCDYSQIELRVLAHMAGDEDMIDAFKHHSDIHTKTASEVFKVPVEEVTSLMRSSAKAVNFGIVYGISDFSLSQDLKITKKEAAEYMEIYFDRYPKIKGYLEGTKEEAKKNGFVLTILNRRRFIPEIKSSNKIVKALGERLAMNAPIQGSAADIIKLAMVNVYNKLEEKNLKSKMILQVHDELILNVKENELEEVKSIVKEEMENVLEMSVPLEVDINIGKTWYEAK
- the glsA gene encoding glutaminase A, with the protein product MFNLLNTLVEKNRVYGAEGKLASYIPALLKANPNDLGVCVVDLHGNEYSAGECDTKFTIQSISKVVTLILALRDNGRKNVFKKVNVEPTGMGFNSIVNLEVTQSDRPYNPMINAGAIVTTSLIGGETEEEKLNKIIDFLKRATNNDDITVNEEVYISEKETGDRNRSLAYFMKSNGILTGNVEEILDLYFKQCSIEITARDLARFGAVLANEGVTPWGDERLMSREVCRIVKTIMVTCGMYDASGEFAVHVGIPAKSGVGGGTLATVPRRYGIGIFGPSLDSKGNSIAGLKVIKDLSDELDLSIF